A window of Dehalogenimonas sp. WBC-2 genomic DNA:
TGTGGTTGATTGCGATGTTGTCCAGGCTGATGCCGGCACCCGCACCGCGGCCATCACCGGCAGCTATGTTGCCCTGTATCTGGCCTTTGACAAACTGCAGCGGCTGGGAGTTATTAAACAGATACCGTTAAAATCTCAGGTGGCAGCGGTAAGTGTCAGTGTGTATAAAGGCGATATCTTACTCGACCCTTCTTTCGACGAAGATTGCAACGCTGACTCTGATTTCAATTTAGTGATGAACTCAAAAGGTGAGTTCATAGAAATTCAGGGCACGGCTGAACGAAAGAGCTATACCAGAGACACCATTGATACGGTGTTGACCCTGGCGGAAAAAGGCATTCGCAACCTTTTTGAAATCCAATCGGCGGCACTTCAAAACAGATAAACCGGCCTCAGCCAATTTCGCCGTTGTGACAATCAACAGGAACGAAACCGGTCTATCTGGATAGTATCTCTACAACCCATTCAAGAGACGCGATAACGGCCGCCTCGCGTGTTTGATTGCGCTCGCCCTTGAAGACGAATTTCCGGTTCCAGATTCCCTTAGGGGTCGCCAGTCCGATATAGTACAGGCCAACCGGTTTGTCTTCCGTACCCCCATCCGGTCCGGCGATACCGGTATCGGAGAGACAAATATCA
This region includes:
- a CDS encoding ribonuclease PH, whose translation is MPRIDGRAPDELRPIKLTPGFQTFADGSVLIEQGQTRVICSVSMEDRVPPFLRNSGTGWVTAEYAMLPRSTSTRTPRDSTQGKISGRSQEIQRLIGRSLRGITDLSALGERSFVVDCDVVQADAGTRTAAITGSYVALYLAFDKLQRLGVIKQIPLKSQVAAVSVSVYKGDILLDPSFDEDCNADSDFNLVMNSKGEFIEIQGTAERKSYTRDTIDTVLTLAEKGIRNLFEIQSAALQNR